The Monomorium pharaonis isolate MP-MQ-018 chromosome 5, ASM1337386v2, whole genome shotgun sequence genome includes a window with the following:
- the LOC118645800 gene encoding uncharacterized protein LOC118645800, with protein sequence MSAQALKALQAKRATIKSLCTRTRTSIEAMNPQDVNIASLKQRKEKFTEYWSQFIEIQAQIDEILAAAIDLPNLEELKIEQDTEYVNFEENYFTIAGKIECLLTPAYGNTNHVTANVDQAPIASTEGYVRDLSQVHLPKIAIPKFSDDYQEWYPFYNTFQSIVHNNTNLTNIQRFHYLISSLEGDAAHIIQSIKITPENYQEAMTLLKQRYDDKRVIIQERVKALYDLSIVAKENYVALRKLVDNVLRHLRSLKSLGRPTDTWDDLIIHLIVARLNPSLVSE encoded by the coding sequence ATGTCAGCGCAAGCATTGAAGGCGCTTCAAGCCAAGCGAGCAACAATAAAGTCGCTATGCACGCGTACGCGAACATCAATAGAGGCCATGAATCCACAAGACGTAAACATCGCAAGCTTAAAACAGCGAAAAGAAAAGTTCACCGAGTATTGGTctcaatttattgaaattcaGGCTCAAATTGATGAGATATTAGCGGCAGCCATCGATTTACCAAACTTAGAAGAACTTAAGATTGAACAAGATACCGAATACGtgaattttgaagaaaattattttaccattGCCGGCAAAATAGAATGTTTGTTAACCCCCGCATACGGAAACACTAATCATGTAACGGCAAATGTAGATCAAGCGCCGATAGCGTCCACGGAAGGTTATGTTCGCGATCTGAGTCAAGTTCATTTACCAAAAATTGCAATACCAAAATTCAGTGATGATTATCAAGAATGGTACCCATTTTACAATACGTTCCAGTCAATAGTTCATAACAATACCAATTTGACAAACATTCAACGGTTTCATTATTTGATTTCATCTCTCGAGGGTGACGCTGCGCATATCATTCAATCAATTAAGATCACGCCTGAGAATTATCAAGAAGCAATGACGTTATTAAAACAACGCTATGACGACAAACGTGTAATAATTCAAGAACGTGTAAAGGCATTGTACGATTTATCTATAGTTGCAAAGGAAAATTATGTAGCATTGCGAAAATTAGTTGACAACGTGTTAAGACATTTACGTTCATTAAAGAGCTTAGGCAGACCAACTGACACATGGGATGACCTCATCATTCATTTAATTGTTGCAAGATTAAATCCGAGCCTTGTTAGCGAATAG